The following are encoded together in the Bubalus bubalis isolate 160015118507 breed Murrah chromosome 14, NDDB_SH_1, whole genome shotgun sequence genome:
- the LOC102405655 gene encoding calmodulin, which translates to MAEKLSEEQVAEFKEAFDRFDKNKDGTISVQELGTVMQEVGLKPSEADLKVVISRLDTEENGSISFQEFLEAMAAWLQTSDMEGLREIFRAFDQDDDGYISVDELRQATSQLGEKVSQDKLDAMIREVDVDQDGRVNYEEFVRILTQN; encoded by the coding sequence ATGGCAGAAAAGCTGTCCGAAGAGCAGGTGGCGGAGTTCAAGGAGGCCTTTGACAGGTTCGACAAGAACAAGGATGGCACCATCAGTGTGCAGGAGCTGGGCACCGTGATGCAGGAGGTGGGCCTGAAGCCATCAGAGGCTGATCTGAAGGTGGTCATCTCCCGGCTGGACACGGAAGAGAATGGCAGCATCAGCTTCCAGGAGTTCCTGGAGGCCATGGCCGCATGGCTTCAGACCTCAGACATGGAGGGCCTGAGGGAAATCTTCCGTGCCTTCGACCAGGATGACGATGGCTACATCAGCGTGGACGAGCTCAGACAGGCCACGTCCCAGCTGGGGGAGAAGGTGTCTCAGGACAAGCTGGACGCCATGATCCGGGAGGTGGATGTGGACCAAGACGGTCGGGTGAACTATGAGGAATTCGTGCGCATCCTCACCCAGAACTga